A region of Bacillus rossius redtenbacheri isolate Brsri chromosome 2, Brsri_v3, whole genome shotgun sequence DNA encodes the following proteins:
- the LOC134529099 gene encoding acidic mammalian chitinase-like isoform X2: protein MAQSVDFISIMTYDYHFYIWYLPVTGYNAPLYPQMGDEGYFLTLNINWSVNYWMLKGMPKEKIMIGLPTYGHTFSLLNPNNHNLRAPATGIGSVGSNGYISYDQVCWFLKNGDASVVFDGNSRVPYAFNTKDWISYENEQSLAYKAEYIVNGEFAGAMVFSLSTDDFQGHCSGGNVKFPLTRHIKLVLTDDEL from the exons GTCCGTAGACTTCATCAGTATCATGACATATGATTATCATTTTTATATCTGGTATCTACCAGTGACTGGATATAATGCACCACTTTATCCACAGATGGGAGATGAAGGGTACTTTCTGACATTGAATATAAACTGGTCAGTTAACTACTGGATGCTAAAAGGAATGCCAAAAGAGAAAATTATGATTGGTTTGCCAACATATGGACACACGTTCTC GTTATTGAATCCAAACAACCACAATTTACGTGCACCAGCAACTGGGATTGGTTCAGTTGGAAGTAATGGATATATTTCCTATGATCAGGTGTGCTGGTTTCTCAAGAATGGAGATGCCTCAGTGGTTTTTGATGGAAACAGTAGAGTCCCATATGCATTTAACACCAAAGACTGGATTTCATATGAAAATGAACAGAGTCTAGCCTATAAG gccgaGTATATTGTGAATGGAGAATTTGCAGGAGCAATGGTGTTCTCATTATCGACTGATGACTTCCAAGGTCATTGTTCTGGAGGCAATGTGAAGTTCCCTCTGACAAGGCATATTAAACTTGTTCTCACTGATGATGAGTTATGA